A genomic stretch from Cellulomonas sp. KRMCY2 includes:
- the recQ gene encoding DNA helicase RecQ: MQVTREAPATAAADGSPAAPLRAPLAVLAEVFGYPTFRGEQAEIIDTVVGGGDALVLMPTGSGKSLCYQIPALVRPGTGVVVSPLIALMQDQVDALSALGVRAGFLNSTQDYPERRRVEQAFLAGELDLLYLAPERLRVPETLDLLDRGRIALFAIDEAHCVSQWGHDFRPDYLQLSLLHDRWPTVPRIALTATATEATHAEIAERLQLARARHFVASFDRPNIQYRIVGKDSPRTQLLGLLRSEHPGDAGIVYCLSRKSVEQTAAFLTANGIPALPYHAGLDRRVRSTNQARFLREDGLVMVATIAFGMGIDKPDVRFVAHLDLPKSVEGYYQETGRAGRDGLPSTAWLAYGLQDVVQQRRMIDTSEGDAAHRRRLGAHLDAMLALCETVECRRVQLLAYFGQTSEACGNCDTCLAPPESWDGTVPAQKLLSTVVRLDRERNQRYGAGHLVDVLLGKPTPRIEQLGHTSLSVFGIGTDLTEPEWRGVVRQMLAQGLLAVDADGYGTLRITPTSAEVLSGSRSVLLRREAPKAARARTPRTGRRGAVSPAADLDGAASLVFERLRTWRAATAKEQGVPAYVVFHDATLREIATRVPTTLEELGTVTGVGVSKQERYGPHLLEALLG, from the coding sequence ATGCAGGTGACCCGGGAGGCGCCGGCCACGGCGGCCGCCGACGGCTCGCCGGCTGCGCCCCTTCGCGCACCCCTGGCGGTACTCGCGGAGGTGTTCGGGTACCCGACGTTCCGTGGCGAGCAGGCCGAGATCATCGACACCGTCGTCGGCGGCGGCGACGCCCTCGTCCTGATGCCGACCGGGAGCGGGAAGTCGCTCTGCTACCAGATCCCCGCGCTGGTACGCCCGGGCACCGGAGTCGTCGTCTCGCCGCTGATCGCCCTCATGCAGGACCAGGTCGACGCCCTGTCGGCTCTCGGGGTGCGGGCGGGGTTCCTCAACTCGACCCAGGACTACCCCGAACGCCGGCGCGTCGAGCAGGCCTTCCTCGCCGGCGAGCTCGACCTGCTCTACCTGGCCCCCGAGAGGCTGCGTGTCCCGGAGACCCTCGACCTGCTCGACCGTGGGCGGATCGCCCTGTTCGCCATCGACGAGGCGCACTGCGTGTCCCAGTGGGGGCACGACTTCCGCCCCGACTACCTGCAGCTCTCCCTTCTGCACGACCGGTGGCCGACGGTCCCGCGCATCGCGCTGACCGCGACCGCCACCGAGGCCACCCACGCGGAGATCGCCGAGCGCCTGCAGCTGGCCCGGGCACGCCACTTCGTGGCGAGCTTCGACCGCCCCAACATCCAGTACCGCATCGTCGGCAAGGACAGCCCGCGGACCCAGCTGCTCGGCCTGCTGCGTTCGGAGCACCCCGGGGACGCCGGGATCGTCTACTGCCTGTCCCGCAAGTCCGTCGAGCAGACGGCGGCCTTCCTGACGGCCAACGGGATCCCGGCGCTGCCGTACCACGCGGGGCTGGACCGCAGGGTCCGCTCGACCAACCAGGCGCGGTTCCTGCGCGAGGACGGTCTGGTGATGGTCGCGACGATCGCCTTCGGGATGGGCATCGACAAGCCGGACGTGCGGTTCGTCGCGCACCTCGACCTGCCCAAGTCCGTCGAGGGGTACTACCAGGAGACCGGGCGGGCAGGTCGTGACGGCCTGCCGTCGACCGCATGGCTCGCGTACGGCCTGCAGGACGTCGTCCAGCAACGCCGCATGATCGACACCTCCGAGGGCGACGCCGCGCACCGGCGTCGTCTCGGTGCGCACCTCGACGCGATGCTCGCCCTGTGCGAGACCGTCGAGTGCCGGCGTGTGCAGCTGCTCGCGTACTTCGGCCAGACGAGCGAGGCGTGCGGCAACTGCGACACGTGCCTGGCGCCGCCGGAGTCGTGGGACGGCACGGTCCCCGCTCAGAAGCTGCTCTCGACCGTCGTGCGCCTGGACCGCGAGCGCAACCAGCGGTACGGCGCCGGCCACCTGGTCGACGTCCTGCTCGGCAAACCGACCCCGCGGATCGAGCAGCTCGGGCACACGTCGCTGAGCGTCTTCGGCATCGGGACGGACCTGACGGAGCCCGAGTGGCGCGGTGTCGTGCGGCAGATGCTCGCGCAGGGTCTGCTCGCGGTGGATGCCGACGGGTACGGGACGCTGCGGATCACCCCCACCAGTGCCGAGGTCCTGTCCGGGTCCCGGAGCGTGCTGCTCCGCCGCGAGGCGCCCAAGGCGGCCCGTGCCCGGACACCACGGACCGGGAGGCGCGGCGCGGTCTCCCCCGCCGCGGACCTGGACGGTGCCGCGAGCCTGGTCTTCGAGCGGTTGCGGACCTGGCGGGCTGCGACGGCCAAGGAGCAGGGCGTGCCGGCGTACGTCGTCTTCCACGATGCGACCCTGCGGGAGATCGCGACCCGCGTCCCGACGACCCTCGAGGAGCTCGGTACGGTCACCGGCGTCGGGGTCAGCAAGCAGGAGCGGTACGGTCCGCACCTGCTCGAGGCGCTGCTCGGCTGA
- a CDS encoding SGNH/GDSL hydrolase family protein, translating into MTAWISTPVVGGPVRVLGAAELEQTADGVVVHRLPAVARAQLPDGFIRMCEEQPSGVRLAFRTAARQVELDVRALRTAIVDRPVPDAGRYDLVVDGVVVGHGSADGHGVIVLDPIAAMTITHTGPVATVVFPVLEAGDKELEIWLPYAEVTRLLAVRTDAPVASATDHASGSVRRPRWVHHGSSISHGASAASPTGIWPVVVARLAGLDLVNLGLSGNAVLDPFIARTIRDQPADLITLKLGINVVNHDCFRRRTFPPAVEGFLDTIREGHPSTPLVVVSPILCAIVEDRPGPTSIDPDSPPDAPVFRTVGRSEELATGKLSLEVIREVLEGVVGRRRTAGDGSMHYLDGRELYGRPEWASMPLPDLLHPTAAGHRHMGEAFAALVPGFLAQS; encoded by the coding sequence GTGACGGCCTGGATCAGCACACCGGTGGTCGGCGGACCGGTGCGGGTGCTCGGCGCCGCTGAGCTCGAGCAGACCGCTGACGGCGTCGTGGTGCACCGGTTGCCGGCCGTGGCGCGGGCACAGCTGCCCGACGGCTTCATCCGGATGTGCGAGGAGCAGCCCTCCGGGGTGCGGCTGGCGTTCCGAACCGCGGCCCGGCAGGTCGAGCTCGACGTGCGGGCCCTGCGCACGGCGATCGTCGACCGCCCGGTCCCGGACGCCGGACGGTACGACCTCGTGGTCGACGGCGTCGTGGTCGGCCACGGTTCGGCCGACGGCCACGGCGTCATCGTGCTGGACCCGATCGCGGCGATGACGATCACGCACACCGGTCCGGTCGCGACCGTGGTGTTCCCCGTGCTCGAGGCCGGGGACAAGGAGCTCGAGATCTGGTTGCCGTACGCCGAGGTGACCCGGCTCCTGGCGGTGCGGACCGACGCGCCGGTGGCGTCGGCGACGGATCACGCGTCGGGATCGGTCCGCCGGCCGCGCTGGGTGCACCACGGCAGCTCGATCAGCCACGGTGCGTCGGCCGCGTCGCCGACCGGGATCTGGCCGGTCGTCGTCGCCCGCCTCGCCGGGCTGGACCTGGTCAACCTCGGTCTGTCGGGCAACGCCGTGCTCGACCCGTTCATCGCGCGCACGATCCGTGACCAGCCGGCCGACCTGATCACGCTGAAGCTGGGGATCAACGTGGTCAACCACGACTGCTTCCGGCGCCGCACCTTTCCCCCGGCGGTCGAGGGGTTCCTCGACACGATCCGTGAGGGTCACCCGAGCACGCCGCTGGTCGTGGTCTCGCCGATCCTGTGCGCGATCGTCGAGGACCGCCCCGGCCCGACGTCGATCGACCCTGACTCGCCGCCCGACGCGCCGGTGTTCCGCACCGTCGGACGGTCCGAGGAGCTCGCCACGGGCAAGCTCAGCCTCGAGGTCATCCGCGAGGTGCTCGAGGGCGTCGTCGGCCGGCGGCGGACCGCAGGGGACGGCTCCATGCACTACCTGGACGGCCGCGAGCTCTACGGACGGCCCGAGTGGGCCTCGATGCCGTTGCCCGATCTCCTGCACCCGACGGCCGCCGGTCACCGTCACATGGGTGAGGCCTTCGCCGCTCTCGTCCCCGGGTTCCTCGCTCAGTCCTGA
- a CDS encoding Gfo/Idh/MocA family protein: protein MTPSTTPAAVTLRAAIVGTGAVAHLHAQALAADPRIDLVAVSNRNASRRTAFADTYDVRGRYATHAELLAAETLDLVILCTPPDLHREQTLDAFAAGVNVLCEKPPALSLAELDDMQSAADASGLAFAIVFQQRTGTAAAHVKRLLDTGALGRPLLAQCQTLWLRQDDYYAVDWRGTWDGEGGGTTLGHGIHQMDLLAHLLGDWAEVDARVWRLARDIEMEDASTAVIRFANGVVATAVSSVLSPRETSYVRLDTELATVEVEHLYGHSGDSWRITPARGVGEEQVASWAFPSQDEPSGHEPLVRAVVDALVAGTPMPDLVTHARRPLELVTAIYASATHRRPVTPTSLDTDARFRTSLRADITDLRPGTAVPTPT from the coding sequence GTGACCCCCAGCACGACCCCCGCAGCGGTCACCCTGAGAGCCGCGATCGTCGGCACAGGGGCCGTCGCGCACCTGCACGCGCAAGCCCTGGCGGCCGATCCGCGCATCGACCTGGTTGCCGTGAGCAACCGCAACGCCTCGCGCAGGACGGCGTTCGCCGACACGTACGACGTCCGCGGCCGGTATGCGACCCACGCCGAGCTGCTCGCCGCCGAGACGCTCGACCTGGTCATCCTGTGCACCCCGCCCGACCTGCACCGCGAGCAGACGCTCGACGCCTTCGCCGCCGGGGTCAACGTGCTGTGCGAGAAGCCCCCCGCGCTGTCGCTCGCCGAGCTCGACGACATGCAGTCGGCCGCCGACGCCAGCGGGCTCGCCTTCGCGATCGTCTTCCAGCAGCGCACCGGCACGGCCGCAGCCCACGTCAAGCGGCTGCTTGACACGGGTGCGCTCGGCCGACCCCTGCTGGCCCAGTGCCAGACGCTGTGGCTGCGCCAGGACGACTACTACGCGGTCGACTGGCGCGGCACCTGGGACGGTGAGGGTGGCGGCACGACGCTCGGCCACGGCATCCACCAGATGGACCTGCTCGCCCACCTGCTCGGCGACTGGGCCGAGGTGGACGCACGGGTCTGGCGCCTCGCCCGGGACATCGAGATGGAGGACGCCTCCACGGCGGTGATCCGCTTCGCGAACGGGGTCGTCGCGACGGCGGTCTCGAGCGTCCTGTCGCCCCGGGAGACGAGCTACGTGCGGCTCGACACCGAGCTCGCGACGGTCGAGGTCGAGCACCTGTACGGCCACAGCGGCGACAGCTGGCGCATCACGCCGGCCCGCGGCGTCGGCGAGGAGCAGGTGGCGTCCTGGGCCTTCCCGAGCCAGGACGAGCCGAGCGGTCACGAGCCCCTGGTCCGCGCGGTGGTCGACGCCCTGGTCGCCGGCACGCCGATGCCCGACCTGGTGACCCACGCGCGCCGCCCGCTCGAGCTCGTGACGGCGATCTACGCGTCGGCGACCCACCGCCGCCCGGTCACACCCACGAGCCTGGACACCGACGCACGTTTCCGCACCTCGCTGCGCGCCGACATCACCGACCTGCGCCCCGGGACGGCGGTGCCGACCCCGACGTGA
- a CDS encoding FAD-binding protein, with protein sequence MSEPEVLRIAGQDVPVVTANTVVVGTGSAGFCAADRLWELGQDDVVMVADKVNAGASRNAGSDKQTYYKLTLSGGDGDSVREMAETLFAGGAMDGDNALAEAALSARAFLHLCDLGVPFPQNRYGEFIGYKTDHDPRRRATSVGPYTSRSMVEQLENRVRRNGTRIIDECRVVDLITRDGADGPEVAGLLVLRTDIPHDGEQNPYLLFRCTNIVYATGGPAGIYATSVFPHGQWGASGAAYRAGVRGKNLTEWQFGLASTRPRWNVSGTYMQVIPRFVSTDADGGDEREFLTEVIGDYGRLLSLVFLKGYQWPFDIRKALDGSSLIDLLVYRETVLRGRRVFLDFRSNPVRAELDPSALSPEAHEHLDRAGVLFGTPIERLRRMNEPAYQLYLGKNPYVDLEREMLEIDVCVQHNNGGLLVDPWWQSNVGGFFPVGEAGGAHGVYRPGGAALNSGQVGATRAAQFIAARRSWAPAPMEAFMADAGPVLDGALDLVARATARAASGVPDNTGDLLHDVGVLMSAKAGPVRSEQSIGEALVQVHDWLAGYQDLVTADRGSRRAINRTFLVRDILTTAYVYLSAMADYLAHGGRSRGSVLYTDPAGSLPRVGYGPDAARELDLPDLFRFRLDGGALDDQVQEVAWSGPEPSGAAERSGAEDPSPAADRAGRVAFRWRPRRPIPQEDDFFENVWREFREHRNIF encoded by the coding sequence ATGAGTGAGCCCGAGGTGCTGCGGATCGCCGGGCAGGACGTGCCGGTGGTGACGGCGAACACCGTCGTCGTCGGCACCGGGTCGGCGGGCTTCTGCGCGGCGGACCGGCTCTGGGAGCTCGGCCAGGACGACGTCGTCATGGTCGCCGACAAGGTCAACGCGGGTGCGAGCCGCAACGCGGGCTCGGACAAGCAGACCTACTACAAGCTGACCCTCTCGGGGGGTGACGGCGACTCGGTGCGCGAGATGGCCGAGACCCTCTTCGCCGGTGGTGCGATGGACGGGGACAACGCCCTGGCCGAGGCGGCCCTGTCGGCGCGGGCCTTCCTGCACCTGTGCGACCTGGGCGTGCCCTTCCCGCAGAACAGGTACGGGGAGTTCATCGGCTACAAGACCGACCACGACCCGCGTCGCCGGGCCACGTCGGTGGGCCCCTACACGAGTCGCAGCATGGTCGAGCAGCTCGAGAACAGGGTGCGCCGCAACGGGACGCGGATCATCGACGAGTGCCGGGTCGTCGACCTCATCACCCGGGACGGCGCCGACGGGCCCGAGGTCGCCGGCCTGCTCGTGCTGCGCACCGACATCCCGCACGACGGCGAGCAGAACCCGTACCTGCTGTTCCGTTGCACCAACATCGTCTACGCGACAGGGGGTCCGGCGGGGATCTACGCGACCAGCGTCTTCCCCCACGGCCAGTGGGGCGCATCGGGTGCGGCCTACCGGGCGGGGGTGCGTGGCAAGAACCTCACCGAGTGGCAGTTCGGCCTGGCGTCGACCAGACCCCGGTGGAACGTCTCGGGGACGTACATGCAGGTCATCCCGCGGTTCGTGTCGACCGATGCCGACGGCGGCGACGAGCGCGAGTTCCTCACGGAGGTGATCGGTGACTACGGGCGGTTGCTCTCGCTCGTCTTCCTCAAGGGCTACCAGTGGCCGTTCGACATCCGCAAGGCCCTCGACGGGTCCTCGCTGATCGACCTGCTCGTGTACCGCGAGACGGTGCTGCGCGGCCGCCGGGTCTTCCTCGACTTCCGGAGCAACCCGGTGCGCGCCGAGCTCGACCCGAGCGCCCTCTCGCCCGAGGCCCACGAGCACCTCGACCGGGCCGGGGTGCTCTTCGGGACGCCGATCGAGCGGCTACGCCGGATGAACGAGCCCGCGTACCAGCTCTACCTCGGCAAGAACCCGTACGTGGACCTCGAGCGGGAGATGCTCGAGATCGACGTGTGCGTCCAGCACAACAACGGCGGGCTGCTCGTCGACCCGTGGTGGCAGTCGAACGTCGGCGGCTTCTTCCCGGTCGGCGAGGCGGGCGGTGCGCACGGGGTGTACCGGCCCGGCGGCGCGGCCCTCAACTCCGGGCAGGTCGGAGCGACCCGGGCCGCACAGTTCATCGCCGCCCGCCGCTCCTGGGCCCCAGCGCCGATGGAGGCGTTCATGGCGGACGCCGGCCCGGTGCTCGACGGAGCGCTCGACCTCGTCGCCCGGGCCACGGCGCGTGCGGCGTCCGGCGTGCCGGACAACACCGGTGACCTGCTCCACGACGTGGGCGTGCTGATGAGTGCCAAGGCCGGGCCGGTGCGCTCGGAGCAGTCCATCGGTGAGGCACTGGTCCAGGTGCACGACTGGCTCGCCGGTTACCAGGACCTCGTCACGGCCGACCGGGGCTCGCGCCGGGCGATCAACCGCACGTTCCTGGTCCGCGACATCCTCACCACCGCCTACGTCTACCTGTCGGCGATGGCCGACTACCTGGCCCATGGCGGCCGGTCCCGGGGCTCGGTCCTCTACACCGACCCGGCGGGCTCGCTGCCCCGGGTCGGGTACGGCCCCGACGCCGCACGCGAGCTCGACCTGCCCGACCTGTTCCGCTTCCGGCTCGACGGCGGTGCGCTCGACGACCAGGTGCAGGAGGTCGCGTGGAGCGGCCCCGAGCCATCGGGGGCAGCCGAGCGGTCGGGAGCCGAAGACCCGTCGCCGGCCGCCGACCGGGCCGGTCGCGTGGCCTTCCGGTGGCGTCCTCGCCGGCCGATCCCGCAGGAGGACGACTTCTTCGAGAACGTCTGGCGTGAGTTCCGTGAGCACCGCAACATCTTCTGA
- a CDS encoding 3-ketoacyl-ACP reductase: MPAVALVTGGNRGIGLGISRRLLADGYAVSILATREEPTEVLAELRELAGTAERVRYVQGSVAEPADHRRYVDDAVAAWGRLDLLVNNAGVAPSVRADLLEATTESFDRVLGINLRGPYFLTQVFANRVIELRGDLPVAGGRVVLPDAPVATIVNVSSISAVAVSTNRGDYCVSKAGVAMATQLFAVRLAPEGIVVHEVRPGVIATDMTAGVTSRYDALLADGLAPIARWGRPADVAGAVSLLASGRTPYSTGEVFHVDGGMHIPRL; the protein is encoded by the coding sequence ATGCCGGCTGTGGCGCTGGTCACCGGAGGCAACCGTGGCATCGGCCTCGGCATCTCCCGACGTCTGCTCGCCGACGGGTACGCCGTCTCGATCCTCGCCACGCGCGAGGAGCCCACCGAGGTCCTGGCCGAGCTGCGCGAGCTCGCCGGCACCGCCGAGCGGGTGCGCTACGTGCAGGGCTCCGTCGCCGAGCCGGCGGACCATCGCCGCTACGTCGACGACGCGGTCGCTGCGTGGGGCCGCCTCGACCTGCTCGTCAACAACGCCGGCGTCGCCCCCTCGGTGCGGGCCGACCTGCTCGAGGCCACGACCGAGAGCTTCGACCGGGTGCTGGGCATCAACCTGCGCGGTCCGTACTTCCTCACCCAGGTGTTCGCCAACCGGGTCATCGAGCTCCGGGGGGACCTGCCGGTCGCCGGCGGCCGCGTCGTGCTGCCGGACGCCCCGGTCGCCACGATCGTCAACGTGTCGTCGATCTCGGCCGTCGCGGTGTCGACGAACCGCGGTGACTACTGCGTGTCGAAGGCCGGGGTCGCCATGGCCACGCAGCTGTTCGCCGTGCGGCTGGCTCCCGAGGGCATCGTCGTCCACGAGGTGCGTCCGGGGGTGATCGCGACGGACATGACCGCAGGAGTCACGTCCCGGTACGACGCGCTGCTGGCCGACGGGCTGGCCCCGATCGCCCGCTGGGGTCGCCCGGCCGACGTCGCCGGAGCGGTCTCGCTCCTCGCCTCGGGCCGGACGCCGTACTCGACCGGCGAGGTCTTCCACGTCGACGGCGGCATGCACATCCCCCGCCTGTGA
- a CDS encoding LacI family DNA-binding transcriptional regulator: MVTTSGRGPGRSPRRSSISDVAHEAGVSLGTVSNVLNRPERVSPATREKVLLAIEALSFVPNGSARQLRAGTITTVGAILLDIANPFFTEVARGIEDRLGQANHTLMLASSDEDLEREARYLRLFEEHGVLGILVTPAGPDIDHLIELHRRGIEIVLLDRTSPVAELSSVAVDDVAGAALAVDHLLSLGHRRIALINGPPTIRQCVDRRAGMVRALAGAGLDPDDAMIEITVSALNAEGGEAGVTELLAGRTGSTAVFCVNDLTALGAMRTLRAHGLEIPGDMAVVGYDDVNFASMLATPLTSVRQPQRRLGHVAADLLLRASGRGAAPPQQIEFQPELVIRASSGPHR, translated from the coding sequence GTGGTCACCACGTCGGGGCGCGGTCCGGGGCGCAGCCCGCGGCGCTCGAGCATCAGCGACGTCGCCCATGAGGCCGGCGTCTCGCTCGGCACCGTCTCCAACGTCCTGAACCGCCCCGAGCGCGTCTCGCCCGCCACCCGCGAGAAGGTGCTGCTCGCGATCGAGGCGCTGTCCTTCGTGCCCAACGGCTCGGCCCGTCAGCTGCGGGCCGGGACGATCACCACCGTCGGGGCGATCCTGCTGGACATCGCCAACCCGTTCTTCACCGAGGTGGCGCGTGGCATCGAGGACCGCCTCGGGCAGGCCAACCACACCCTCATGCTCGCGAGCTCCGACGAGGACCTCGAGCGCGAGGCACGCTACCTGCGCCTCTTCGAGGAGCACGGGGTGCTCGGCATCCTCGTGACACCCGCCGGGCCCGACATCGACCACCTGATCGAGCTGCACCGCCGCGGCATCGAGATCGTGCTGCTCGACCGCACCTCGCCGGTCGCGGAGCTCTCCTCGGTCGCCGTCGACGACGTCGCCGGCGCCGCCCTGGCCGTCGACCACCTGCTGAGCCTCGGTCATCGGCGGATCGCGTTGATCAACGGCCCGCCGACGATCAGGCAGTGCGTCGACCGACGCGCCGGCATGGTGCGTGCCCTGGCCGGCGCCGGGCTCGACCCGGACGACGCCATGATCGAGATCACCGTCTCCGCGCTCAACGCCGAAGGCGGCGAGGCCGGGGTGACCGAGCTCCTGGCCGGCCGCACGGGATCGACCGCCGTGTTCTGCGTCAACGACCTGACGGCCCTGGGCGCCATGCGCACCCTGCGTGCCCACGGCCTCGAGATCCCCGGCGACATGGCCGTCGTCGGGTACGACGACGTCAACTTCGCCTCGATGTTGGCCACGCCCCTGACCTCGGTCCGACAGCCCCAGCGCCGCCTCGGCCACGTCGCAGCCGACCTGCTGCTGCGGGCATCCGGCCGGGGCGCGGCACCGCCGCAGCAGATCGAGTTCCAGCCCGAGCTCGTCATCCGCGCCTCCTCGGGCCCGCACCGCTGA